The following proteins come from a genomic window of Eubalaena glacialis isolate mEubGla1 chromosome X, mEubGla1.1.hap2.+ XY, whole genome shotgun sequence:
- the CCNQ gene encoding cyclin-Q isoform X2 produces MRSIPIATACAIYHKFFCEIDLDAYDPYLVAMSSLYLAGKVEEQHLRTRDIINVSNRYFHPDSEPLELDSRFWELRDSIVQCELLVLRALRFQVSFQHPHKYLLHYLMSLQNWLNRYSWQRSPVSITAWALLRDSYHGGLCLRFQAQHIAVAVLHLALQAYGVEVPAEAEAEKPWWQIYTMDTEIP; encoded by the exons ATGCGGTCCATCCCCATCGCCACCGCCTGTGCCATATACCATAAGTTCTTCTGCGAGATCGACCTGGACGCCTATGACCCCTACTTGGTGGCCATGTCTTCCCTTTACTTGGCCGGCAAAGTGGAGGAGCAGCACCTGCGCACTCGTGACATCATCAACGTTTCCAACAG GTACTTCCACCCGGACAGCGAGCCCTTGGAGCTGGACTCACGCTTTTGGGAGCTCCGTGACAGCATCGTGCAGTGTGAACTGCTGGTACTGCGGGCTCTGCGTTTCCAGGTCTCCTTCCAGCACCCTCACAAG TACCTGCTCCACTACCTGATGTCCCTCCAGAACTGGCTGAACCGCTACAGCTGGCAGCGGAGCCCCGTCTCCATCACCGCCTGGGCCCTGCTGCGGGACAGCTACCACGGGGGGCTGTGCCTCCGGTTCCAGGCTCAGCACATAGCCGTGGCGGTGCTCCACCTGGCCCTGCAGGCCTACGGGGTCGAGGTGCCCGCTGAGGCCGAGGCCGAGAAGCCGTGGTGGCAG atttataCCATGGACACAGAGATCCCCTAA
- the CCNQ gene encoding cyclin-Q isoform X1 yields MEAVGPGTCGGGGAALGAEGRPAPEARVHFRVTRFIMEAGVKLGMRSIPIATACAIYHKFFCEIDLDAYDPYLVAMSSLYLAGKVEEQHLRTRDIINVSNRYFHPDSEPLELDSRFWELRDSIVQCELLVLRALRFQVSFQHPHKYLLHYLMSLQNWLNRYSWQRSPVSITAWALLRDSYHGGLCLRFQAQHIAVAVLHLALQAYGVEVPAEAEAEKPWWQIYTMDTEIP; encoded by the exons ATGGAGGCAGTTGGCCCGGGGACCTGCGGTGGAGGGGGCGCGGCACTGGGCGCGGAGGGGCGGCCAGCACCCGAGGCGAGGGTGCACTTCCGAGTGACGAGGTTCATCATGGAGGCAG GTGTCAAGCTAGGGATGCGGTCCATCCCCATCGCCACCGCCTGTGCCATATACCATAAGTTCTTCTGCGAGATCGACCTGGACGCCTATGACCCCTACTTGGTGGCCATGTCTTCCCTTTACTTGGCCGGCAAAGTGGAGGAGCAGCACCTGCGCACTCGTGACATCATCAACGTTTCCAACAG GTACTTCCACCCGGACAGCGAGCCCTTGGAGCTGGACTCACGCTTTTGGGAGCTCCGTGACAGCATCGTGCAGTGTGAACTGCTGGTACTGCGGGCTCTGCGTTTCCAGGTCTCCTTCCAGCACCCTCACAAG TACCTGCTCCACTACCTGATGTCCCTCCAGAACTGGCTGAACCGCTACAGCTGGCAGCGGAGCCCCGTCTCCATCACCGCCTGGGCCCTGCTGCGGGACAGCTACCACGGGGGGCTGTGCCTCCGGTTCCAGGCTCAGCACATAGCCGTGGCGGTGCTCCACCTGGCCCTGCAGGCCTACGGGGTCGAGGTGCCCGCTGAGGCCGAGGCCGAGAAGCCGTGGTGGCAG atttataCCATGGACACAGAGATCCCCTAA